In Fimbriimonadaceae bacterium, the following proteins share a genomic window:
- a CDS encoding nucleotidyl transferase AbiEii/AbiGii toxin family protein codes for MRDDVSSGSVKAARIALAEIAEILETYPGAVVAGGFVPYLLIPQHVEPHEGTVDIDLVLAFDQPGGDDVFTLHEILERRLFQQDPGKPFRYTKGIDLDGEIYPVMVELLGGGNPPPGGLRRIGTEDVHLSIISGMEVALEGPLVVSIPDTPNRTISVASIPSFLSMKAFALERREERKKPKDAYDIVYCLRNYDGGVGAIAQVFREKLPHAIIASAVESLGVSFGSTDAVGPVAYAPRGQ; via the coding sequence ATGAGGGACGATGTTTCCTCGGGTTCGGTCAAGGCTGCGAGGATCGCCCTGGCTGAGATTGCGGAGATTCTTGAGACCTACCCCGGCGCCGTTGTCGCCGGTGGCTTTGTCCCGTATCTTCTGATCCCACAGCACGTCGAGCCTCACGAGGGGACCGTCGACATCGATTTGGTGTTGGCCTTCGATCAGCCAGGTGGGGACGATGTGTTCACCCTTCACGAGATTCTGGAGCGGCGCTTGTTCCAACAGGATCCAGGGAAACCGTTTCGTTACACCAAAGGGATCGATCTCGACGGCGAAATCTATCCCGTCATGGTTGAGCTTCTTGGGGGAGGGAATCCACCACCTGGAGGCCTGCGCCGCATCGGCACCGAAGACGTTCATTTGAGCATCATCAGCGGGATGGAGGTTGCACTCGAGGGTCCCCTCGTCGTCTCGATTCCAGACACCCCGAATCGGACGATCAGCGTGGCGTCCATCCCTTCCTTTCTGTCGATGAAGGCCTTTGCCCTCGAGCGGCGCGAGGAGCGCAAGAAGCCGAAGGACGCCTACGACATCGTGTACTGTCTTCGAAACTACGACGGAGGCGTCGGGGCGATCGCCCAGGTATTCCGCGAGAAACTGCCTCACGCGATCATCGCCTCTGCCGTCGAGTCGCTGGGTGTTTCGTTCGGTTCGACGGATGCCGTCGGCCCCGTCGCCTACGCCCCGCGGGGCCAATGA